In Paenarthrobacter sp. GOM3, a single window of DNA contains:
- a CDS encoding PP2C family protein-serine/threonine phosphatase: MNPQPSTPANADAGQASAPSTYRLSYGYGTDRGLRRELNEDSFIASDPVFAVADGMGGHEAGEIASGMCVRTLGSSPELASGVRTASAAELQACLLNADAAIRNATGARAGTTLSGVVVVEQMGLPYWLVMNIGDSRTYRLSQGQFAQVSVDHSEVQELVDSGDITAEQAAVHPRRHVVTRALGTGDETEADFWLLPIQEGDRIMICSDGLNGELGDEHMFRILSTVAHPQDAVDALIQAALRSGGRDNVTVIVVDAKNVLNDAGIATTAPRPEVASEVEEDTLPRARVNGTDQEEGVDGKQ, from the coding sequence ATGAATCCACAGCCGTCCACGCCCGCCAACGCCGACGCCGGTCAGGCCTCAGCCCCCTCCACCTACCGCCTGAGTTACGGGTACGGAACCGACCGTGGTCTCCGGCGCGAACTGAACGAGGATTCGTTCATCGCCTCCGACCCCGTCTTTGCCGTGGCTGATGGCATGGGTGGCCACGAGGCCGGCGAAATAGCCAGCGGCATGTGCGTCCGGACGCTGGGGAGCTCACCCGAGCTCGCCTCGGGTGTCCGTACCGCTTCGGCGGCGGAGCTGCAGGCCTGCCTGTTGAACGCCGACGCAGCCATTCGGAATGCCACAGGAGCCCGCGCAGGAACCACCCTGTCCGGCGTCGTGGTGGTGGAACAGATGGGCCTGCCGTACTGGCTGGTGATGAACATCGGAGACTCCAGGACCTACCGCCTGAGCCAGGGCCAATTCGCCCAGGTCAGTGTGGACCACTCCGAGGTACAGGAATTGGTGGACTCCGGGGACATCACTGCCGAACAGGCTGCAGTGCACCCTCGCCGCCATGTGGTCACCCGCGCCCTGGGAACCGGAGACGAAACCGAAGCCGATTTCTGGTTGCTTCCCATCCAGGAAGGCGACCGGATCATGATCTGTTCCGACGGCCTCAACGGCGAACTCGGCGATGAGCACATGTTCCGCATCCTCAGCACGGTGGCCCACCCGCAGGACGCTGTGGACGCACTGATCCAAGCAGCTTTGCGGAGCGGCGGCCGGGACAACGTCACCGTGATTGTGGTTGACGCCAAGAACGTGTTGAACGACGCCGGTATCGCCACCACTGCGCCCAGGCCCGAGGTCGCGTCCGAGGTGGAGGAAGACACGCTTCCCAGGGCACGGGTGAATGGAACCGACCAGGAGGAAGGCGTCGATGGCAAGCAGTAA
- a CDS encoding transglutaminase-like domain-containing protein: MSSAPSVRVRPRAARSAGRTRNTGGGSPFGDGRPLWHFAVDFGVLAVLMLLGVLGFSLSFGGDPSYLVAGLGGVLLGLGIAVLNAHLRLGMLITTAMALGTYLLFGSALAVPDSAVLGFLPSLDSLRTLLLGVVFAWKDMLTVGVPVGTANGMLIVPFLSSLLTALAAGLLTWRLKSPYWPLLPVLVLFVTGIAFSTNAGFLNVERGVSLTIVSIAWATFRRDVLRQRSTRTVSANRPNSDAGAARRGQLRRLGTAAAVIAVAVGVTALASPLVTASDDRKVLRNTIVPPFDPRAYVTPLASFRNFVKDEKDHTLFTVKGLPKDARVRLAALDAFNGMNYTMDPNSSGNFSKVGDAKSLNTLADSASPAKATNYTLDITIEDYQGYFVPGGRHTTGMSFADGSGAASGLYFNSGTDTAVTTKGMVKGDNYTVQVSDPGTLEHGQLTQYDFAKMTLPDAQEVPPIVASQANEISADAPTAIDRVRQIEAHFQKSGAFSNGLVADGQLPSLPGHSAARVRNMLSAKQMLGDDEQYAVSMSLMLRHLGIPSRVVMGFYPDPKSPENGAGDVKITGKDVHAWVEVAFDRVGWVSFDPTPPKDNVPIPPDPENKSKPKPQVLQPPPPPQEPADLPPDSTPDALDADEKKNNPWLFWGPLLSAIGVALIPLGILAIPLLLILLLKSRRRKARFRDGHPAQRVGGGWNEVLSLATDLGASIDTKSTRRESATVIADAFPSTGTTTTMLAHRADAAVFGAGQPSEDEVEEYWKIVDSSLTDITGSVGFWKRQQARFSPRSLLSDGRAALRRREQLSITAGKRRFSMKRTKDSTDEQ, encoded by the coding sequence ATGAGCTCCGCACCCAGTGTTCGCGTCCGACCCCGCGCGGCCAGGTCCGCGGGACGGACCAGGAACACCGGCGGGGGATCGCCGTTCGGTGACGGCCGCCCGCTGTGGCACTTCGCCGTCGACTTCGGCGTGTTGGCCGTATTGATGCTGCTTGGCGTTCTCGGCTTCAGCCTGAGCTTCGGGGGAGACCCGAGCTATCTCGTCGCGGGCCTGGGTGGTGTGCTCCTGGGACTGGGCATTGCTGTGCTGAACGCGCACCTGCGCCTGGGGATGCTCATCACTACCGCCATGGCCCTTGGCACGTATCTGCTGTTCGGCTCCGCGCTGGCAGTTCCGGACTCCGCAGTGCTGGGTTTCCTGCCGAGCCTCGACTCCCTTCGGACGTTGCTCCTGGGCGTTGTCTTCGCGTGGAAGGACATGTTGACCGTCGGAGTTCCGGTGGGAACGGCGAACGGCATGCTCATTGTGCCGTTCCTGAGCTCGCTGCTCACTGCGCTGGCCGCGGGGCTTCTGACATGGCGGCTGAAAAGCCCGTACTGGCCGCTGCTACCGGTGCTGGTGCTGTTCGTCACCGGTATTGCGTTCAGCACCAACGCCGGGTTCCTTAACGTGGAGCGCGGCGTCTCGCTGACCATCGTGTCAATCGCCTGGGCGACGTTCCGCCGTGACGTACTCCGCCAGCGGAGCACCAGGACCGTTTCGGCCAACAGGCCAAATTCCGACGCCGGTGCGGCCCGCCGCGGACAGCTTCGCCGCCTGGGGACTGCTGCAGCCGTGATCGCCGTTGCCGTCGGCGTCACCGCCCTCGCATCGCCCCTGGTGACCGCCAGCGATGACCGGAAGGTCCTCCGCAACACGATCGTTCCGCCCTTCGATCCCCGGGCCTACGTCACGCCGTTGGCGAGCTTCCGGAATTTCGTCAAGGACGAGAAGGACCACACCCTCTTCACGGTCAAGGGCCTGCCAAAGGACGCCCGCGTCCGGCTCGCGGCCTTGGACGCCTTCAACGGCATGAACTACACCATGGACCCGAACAGCTCCGGAAACTTCAGCAAGGTGGGAGATGCGAAGTCCCTCAACACGCTGGCTGACTCCGCTAGCCCGGCCAAGGCCACCAATTACACGTTGGACATCACCATTGAGGACTACCAGGGATATTTCGTCCCTGGTGGGCGGCACACCACCGGCATGAGTTTCGCTGATGGTTCGGGCGCAGCCTCTGGTCTCTACTTCAACTCCGGAACAGACACCGCAGTGACCACCAAGGGCATGGTGAAGGGCGACAACTACACGGTCCAAGTCTCCGACCCCGGCACCTTGGAGCATGGACAGCTGACGCAGTACGACTTTGCGAAGATGACGTTGCCTGATGCCCAGGAGGTTCCCCCGATTGTGGCGTCGCAGGCCAATGAGATTTCCGCCGACGCGCCGACCGCCATTGATCGTGTCCGCCAGATCGAGGCTCATTTCCAAAAGAGTGGGGCCTTCAGCAACGGGTTGGTTGCCGACGGCCAGCTTCCGAGCCTTCCTGGCCACAGTGCTGCACGTGTCAGGAACATGCTTTCGGCCAAACAGATGCTGGGTGATGACGAGCAGTACGCCGTTTCCATGTCGCTCATGCTCCGCCACCTGGGGATTCCATCCCGCGTCGTGATGGGGTTCTACCCGGATCCCAAGAGCCCCGAAAACGGCGCCGGCGATGTCAAGATCACCGGCAAGGACGTGCATGCCTGGGTGGAGGTGGCCTTCGACCGCGTGGGTTGGGTGTCCTTCGATCCCACGCCGCCCAAGGACAACGTGCCCATTCCGCCTGATCCTGAAAACAAGTCCAAGCCCAAGCCGCAGGTGCTGCAGCCGCCGCCCCCGCCCCAGGAACCTGCGGATCTGCCGCCGGACTCCACGCCGGACGCGTTGGACGCGGACGAGAAGAAGAACAACCCCTGGCTTTTCTGGGGTCCGCTGCTCTCTGCCATCGGTGTTGCGCTGATTCCGCTGGGGATCCTGGCCATCCCGTTGCTGCTGATTCTGCTGCTGAAATCACGACGCCGTAAGGCCCGTTTCCGTGATGGTCACCCGGCCCAGCGGGTCGGGGGAGGATGGAACGAAGTGTTGAGCCTGGCCACTGACCTGGGTGCCTCCATCGATACCAAGTCCACCCGCCGCGAGTCCGCCACGGTCATCGCGGACGCATTCCCGTCCACAGGAACAACCACCACCATGCTCGCCCACCGCGCAGATGCGGCCGTTTTCGGGGCCGGACAGCCCAGTGAGGACGAGGTGGAGGAATACTGGAAGATCGTGGATTCGTCGCTGACAGATATCACTGGAAGCGTGGGGTTCTGGAAACGCCAACAGGCGAGGTTCTCCCCGCGGTCGTTGTTGTCCGATGGAAGGGCTGCCCTCCGCCGTCGGGAACAGTTATCGATCACTGCGGGCAAGCGGCGGTTCAGTATGAAGCGCACGAAGGACAGCACCGATGAACAGTGA
- a CDS encoding RDD family protein has product MNSEPELCPACRHPVRPGATFCTQCGSPLSNRGARKEGNINHAQKAALESATRRGPTDPGSISVVSAPVSPVHHAQTGTTTTPGTGPGPGGGATMTTKLELVPASTGKRLGAAVLDWLGPIAVLATTFAVGIAGITQTRKNGFIVYDTGLLVLLGSIGLGVTVVYAFVLLGLEARTGNTIGNKLMGIRSTDSDGYAPGAGAVFVRGIVTGCVLRLGALASVILSALGLIGPVLWIGLPLVVLGAVWAILVVVSSGWDKNGKLRGWHDKAAKTLVFDVGAGRNPVTTGGIQGPYSFAPMDLPPVQPVVSPVPSGRAAQHAHAATAQAAPASNPTPSVQPSHDPNQWRPPTAPRPATVAAPQPSANPEATAVVPQAAQPVQRPEPANQHGFAAHPDDDVERTQMRPGARRAQAVLRITVDDGQDVQLGGSVLVGRNPAPQPGENVEQLLPVSDPGRSISKTHLHLRVDGDGVWVTDRNSTNGSAVTTPDGIQTRLQPGDAVLVRPGSTVHFGDRSFHLGQA; this is encoded by the coding sequence ATGAACAGTGAGCCGGAACTTTGTCCTGCCTGCCGCCACCCGGTCCGTCCGGGGGCGACATTCTGCACGCAGTGCGGATCTCCGCTGAGCAACCGTGGAGCACGCAAGGAAGGCAACATCAACCATGCCCAAAAGGCCGCCCTGGAGTCCGCCACCCGGCGAGGCCCCACCGATCCCGGTAGTATCTCGGTAGTGTCCGCGCCGGTATCGCCGGTGCACCACGCGCAGACGGGAACAACAACGACGCCGGGCACAGGACCGGGACCAGGGGGAGGGGCAACAATGACCACCAAGCTGGAATTGGTGCCCGCATCTACCGGGAAGCGACTCGGTGCGGCGGTTCTGGACTGGCTTGGTCCCATCGCCGTCCTTGCCACCACCTTCGCCGTTGGCATTGCCGGCATCACCCAGACCCGCAAGAACGGCTTCATTGTCTATGACACCGGGCTGCTGGTCCTCTTGGGCAGCATAGGCCTGGGAGTGACTGTGGTTTACGCGTTTGTGCTCCTGGGATTGGAAGCCAGGACCGGGAACACCATTGGGAACAAGCTGATGGGTATCCGGAGCACGGACTCCGACGGCTATGCACCAGGTGCAGGTGCGGTCTTTGTCAGGGGCATCGTCACCGGGTGTGTCCTGCGCCTCGGCGCACTCGCCTCGGTGATCCTCTCTGCCCTCGGCCTGATTGGTCCGGTCCTGTGGATTGGCTTGCCGCTGGTGGTGCTGGGAGCGGTGTGGGCCATCCTGGTTGTCGTTTCCAGTGGATGGGATAAGAACGGCAAGCTGCGCGGCTGGCATGACAAGGCCGCGAAGACGCTGGTGTTCGATGTGGGTGCAGGGCGCAATCCCGTGACCACAGGCGGCATCCAAGGTCCGTACAGTTTTGCGCCGATGGACCTTCCGCCCGTGCAGCCTGTAGTGTCGCCGGTCCCGAGCGGCAGGGCGGCCCAACATGCGCACGCTGCCACAGCACAGGCAGCTCCCGCGTCGAACCCGACGCCCTCGGTTCAGCCATCGCATGACCCCAATCAGTGGCGCCCGCCCACAGCGCCACGCCCCGCAACCGTAGCGGCACCGCAACCGTCCGCGAACCCGGAAGCCACCGCCGTCGTTCCCCAGGCGGCCCAACCCGTCCAGCGGCCGGAGCCTGCCAACCAGCACGGTTTTGCCGCCCACCCGGATGACGACGTCGAACGGACCCAGATGCGCCCCGGGGCCCGCCGGGCCCAGGCGGTACTGAGGATCACGGTCGACGACGGCCAGGATGTTCAGCTTGGCGGCTCGGTCCTCGTTGGACGGAACCCTGCACCCCAGCCCGGAGAAAACGTGGAGCAGCTGTTGCCGGTATCGGACCCCGGACGGTCCATCTCCAAGACGCACCTGCACCTCCGGGTTGATGGCGACGGCGTGTGGGTCACCGACCGCAATTCCACCAACGGGAGCGCCGTCACCACCCCTGACGGCATCCAGACCAGGCTCCAGCCCGGCGACGCCGTACTGGTGCGTCCCGGTTCGACAGTCCACTTTGGCGACCGTTCCTTCCACCTAGGACAAGCATGA
- a CDS encoding AAA family ATPase, whose amino-acid sequence MTMTNEQAAWFAETFEKLVANVGQAVLGKEHVIRLTFTAMLAEGHVLFEDAPGTGKTSLARALAATVQGSHNRIQFTPDLLPSDVTGVTIYDQKTQKFEFHKGPVFSNIVLADEINRASPKTQSALLEVMEESRVTVDGTTYDAGRPFMVLATQNPIEQAGTYRLPEAQLDRFLIKTSIGYPDHASTVRLLGGANLKDRSKDLTPIITTQAVADMADLGATTHVDTAVLEYISRLCEETRNASETRLGVSVRGALAMVRAAKVWAAGQGRNFVLPDDIKELAPVVWTHRFVMDPEAEFSGATPEVVLNRVLADVAAPQQRATA is encoded by the coding sequence ATGACCATGACAAACGAGCAAGCCGCGTGGTTTGCAGAAACGTTCGAGAAGCTCGTTGCCAACGTGGGCCAGGCCGTACTGGGCAAGGAACACGTCATCCGGCTGACCTTCACGGCGATGCTGGCTGAAGGGCACGTCCTGTTCGAGGACGCCCCGGGGACCGGTAAAACGTCGCTGGCCCGCGCTTTGGCGGCCACCGTGCAGGGTTCGCACAACCGCATCCAGTTCACGCCCGACCTCCTGCCGTCGGACGTGACCGGTGTGACCATCTACGACCAGAAGACCCAGAAGTTCGAGTTCCACAAAGGCCCGGTGTTCAGCAACATCGTCCTCGCCGACGAAATCAACCGTGCCTCCCCGAAGACGCAGTCCGCCTTGCTTGAGGTCATGGAAGAGTCGCGCGTGACGGTGGACGGCACCACTTACGACGCCGGCCGCCCGTTCATGGTGCTGGCGACCCAGAACCCGATCGAGCAGGCGGGCACGTACCGGCTGCCGGAAGCCCAGCTTGACCGCTTCCTCATCAAGACGTCCATTGGCTACCCGGACCACGCCTCTACAGTTCGGTTGCTGGGCGGGGCCAACCTGAAGGACCGGTCAAAGGACCTGACGCCCATCATCACCACGCAGGCCGTAGCTGACATGGCAGACCTGGGGGCCACCACCCACGTGGACACCGCTGTGCTCGAATACATTTCCCGCCTATGCGAGGAGACCCGCAACGCCTCCGAGACCCGCCTTGGCGTTTCTGTCCGTGGCGCATTGGCCATGGTCCGGGCTGCGAAAGTGTGGGCAGCCGGGCAGGGGCGGAACTTCGTGTTGCCAGATGACATCAAGGAACTGGCGCCGGTGGTCTGGACGCACCGTTTCGTGATGGATCCGGAAGCCGAGTTCTCTGGTGCCACACCGGAAGTCGTGCTCAACCGCGTTCTCGCCGACGTCGCTGCCCCACAGCAGCGCGCCACGGCCTAG
- a CDS encoding DUF58 domain-containing protein, whose translation MSSSTPLGRAADSLKRAASSLGGTVRGFRGPADKTPGRGGKTGKATKLHPASLWAEAAGTAGEVLQPAWRAVRKAWLTYAWPVLSVVSLLGWVVLAAAIGLWWAGAAWGWQEAKSAALVAFLLFVLAIAFIVGRSAYGVVLDLARTRLAVGDDAVGSIAVSNVSTRPLLPAALELPVGANTAVFHLPRMKPAQVHEDLFTIPTARRAVIVVGPVRSVRADPLHLLRRRVLWTEPVDLFVHPRTVSLGSSAAGFIRDLEGMPTTELSSADVSFHALRDYVPGDDRRHIHWKTTARTNKLMVRQFEETRRAHLAIALSINTDEYDSEAEFEMAISVAASIGRQAIREQRDLDVLTQKGPLRCETGRSLLDDTTRIVGAPMRKTAVDLARNLADAVPNASVVFFVVGSHITATQLRTSAASVPPGVRSLAVRVQPGAAASRANIADLTVLTVGDLDDLAIVLRKAAA comes from the coding sequence ATGTCCTCCAGCACACCCCTCGGCAGGGCTGCTGATTCCCTCAAGCGCGCTGCCTCGTCGCTTGGCGGCACGGTCCGCGGATTCCGTGGACCTGCCGATAAAACTCCCGGCCGGGGAGGAAAAACCGGCAAGGCCACTAAGCTCCATCCCGCCTCTCTGTGGGCAGAGGCCGCTGGGACAGCCGGCGAAGTCCTGCAGCCAGCCTGGCGCGCAGTCCGGAAAGCTTGGCTGACGTATGCCTGGCCCGTACTTTCGGTGGTCAGCCTCCTGGGCTGGGTTGTCCTGGCTGCTGCCATTGGCCTGTGGTGGGCCGGAGCGGCGTGGGGGTGGCAAGAGGCCAAGTCCGCGGCGTTGGTCGCTTTCCTCCTGTTTGTCCTCGCGATTGCGTTCATTGTTGGCCGCTCCGCATACGGCGTGGTCCTGGACCTTGCCCGCACCCGCTTAGCAGTTGGGGACGACGCTGTAGGGAGCATCGCGGTTTCCAACGTTTCCACCCGGCCCCTCCTGCCCGCAGCGCTGGAGTTGCCCGTTGGCGCCAATACTGCCGTCTTCCACTTGCCACGCATGAAGCCGGCCCAGGTGCACGAGGACCTCTTCACCATCCCCACAGCTCGTCGCGCCGTGATCGTGGTGGGGCCGGTCCGTTCGGTTCGGGCCGATCCGCTTCACCTCCTGCGCCGCAGGGTGCTTTGGACCGAGCCCGTGGACTTGTTCGTGCATCCGCGGACAGTGTCGCTGGGTAGTTCTGCTGCCGGGTTCATTCGCGACCTTGAGGGGATGCCCACCACGGAGCTCTCCAGCGCCGACGTCTCTTTCCATGCCCTGCGAGACTACGTCCCCGGGGACGATCGACGGCACATCCACTGGAAGACCACCGCCCGTACCAACAAGCTCATGGTGCGCCAGTTCGAAGAAACCCGCCGCGCCCACCTCGCTATTGCGTTGTCGATCAACACCGACGAATACGATTCTGAAGCCGAGTTCGAGATGGCCATTTCTGTTGCAGCGTCCATCGGCCGTCAAGCCATCCGCGAACAGCGGGACCTGGACGTCCTGACCCAGAAAGGGCCGCTCCGCTGTGAAACCGGCCGTAGCCTGTTGGACGACACCACCCGGATTGTTGGGGCACCCATGCGAAAGACCGCCGTCGACCTCGCCCGGAACCTGGCAGACGCTGTCCCGAATGCCTCGGTGGTGTTCTTCGTCGTCGGCAGCCACATCACAGCGACCCAGCTCCGTACCTCAGCGGCGTCTGTTCCGCCCGGGGTCCGCAGCCTGGCCGTGCGGGTTCAGCCCGGGGCCGCGGCGTCGAGGGCCAACATTGCGGACCTGACGGTCCTCACCGTTGGCGACCTGGACGATCTCGCCATTGTTCTTCGAAAGGCGGCAGCATGA